One Rhodococcus sp. P1Y DNA window includes the following coding sequences:
- a CDS encoding ABC transporter substrate-binding protein, translating to MNLRRCAAVVATASVALLSVVACSTERTPVEPGTPPSSSAFPVSVPGALGSAEITEQPNRVVALTWTDADIVFSLGVTPISVQKAQTDSGYQPWFESAVGAGDLPPVWDGTDGGVSVEEIAALQPDLIVATKAFNLDRTYEQLSQVAPVVHFADTPSSETWQSATTTVAAALGKSEKGEQVVGDTESRIADAAQQNGALDGKRFTFFVGPTAESVYVVNSSQDAGASFLDQLGMAPTEFATSQPVSTIPGRAQISYELLSQTDADVVIATGRPGTVEELAARPAAAALPALVRGAVVELSPTQAQSIAFPSPLSLGWALDEIVPRLDAAAQK from the coding sequence ATGAACCTTCGCCGCTGCGCTGCCGTAGTCGCAACCGCCTCGGTTGCGCTCCTGTCCGTCGTTGCCTGCTCGACCGAGCGCACTCCGGTCGAGCCCGGCACACCTCCGTCGAGCAGCGCTTTTCCCGTGTCGGTGCCCGGCGCGCTCGGTTCCGCCGAGATTACGGAGCAGCCGAACCGTGTGGTCGCGCTGACCTGGACCGACGCCGATATCGTGTTCTCACTCGGCGTAACGCCGATCTCGGTCCAGAAGGCGCAGACCGACTCGGGCTATCAGCCCTGGTTCGAAAGCGCCGTCGGGGCGGGCGACTTGCCGCCCGTCTGGGACGGCACCGACGGCGGCGTCTCCGTCGAGGAGATCGCCGCGTTGCAACCCGACCTCATCGTCGCGACGAAGGCGTTCAACCTGGATCGAACGTACGAGCAGCTTTCGCAGGTCGCCCCCGTAGTGCACTTCGCAGACACCCCGTCTTCGGAGACCTGGCAGAGCGCCACGACCACGGTTGCCGCTGCACTCGGGAAGTCCGAGAAAGGTGAGCAGGTCGTCGGCGACACCGAATCGCGCATTGCAGACGCCGCCCAGCAGAACGGCGCGCTGGATGGAAAGCGCTTCACGTTCTTCGTCGGACCCACGGCCGAGTCGGTGTACGTGGTCAACTCGTCTCAGGACGCCGGGGCGAGCTTCCTCGACCAGTTGGGGATGGCGCCGACCGAGTTCGCGACGTCGCAACCGGTGAGCACCATCCCCGGTCGTGCGCAGATCAGCTACGAGCTCCTGTCCCAGACGGACGCCGACGTGGTGATCGCAACCGGGCGTCCGGGCACGGTCGAGGAGCTTGCCGCAAGGCCTGCTGCGGCGGCACTACCTGCTCTCGTCCGGGGCGCCGTCGTGGAGCTGTCACCGACGCAGGCACAATCGATCGCGTTCCCATCTCCACTGAGTCTCGGCTGGGCCCTGGACGAGATAGTCCCCCGGCTGGACGCCGCCGCGCAGAAGTAA
- a CDS encoding MBL fold metallo-hydrolase: MTNSKIVPIALGLAGAAWLARATWGLPAQIGATSAKIAPYAGASSRYRNRRFHNTEASSSFTGGGDESILVSFLKRRAQGKPQQPIPLAPHIAPVDAGETAVTWYGHSSVLIELDGRRILADPVWSYRVSPSQTVGPSRLHPTPVPLDALPQVDAIVISHDHYDHLDKATIQTLASLQSAPFVVPIGIGAHLRHWRIPEDRIIELDWDEQTEVAGLTITCTEARHFSGRGLKRDLTQWASWAFAGPEHRVFFGGDTGYTVKFAEIGAKYGPFDLTLLPVGAYDPRWADIHMNPEEAVRAHGDLGGNVLVPVHWATFNLAFHPWSEPIVRLKAAAENVGVTTVVPMPGQRIDASRGAVDDRWWARLG; encoded by the coding sequence GTGACGAACTCGAAGATCGTGCCGATCGCCCTCGGGCTTGCAGGTGCCGCGTGGTTGGCACGAGCGACATGGGGACTGCCCGCTCAGATCGGTGCGACGAGCGCCAAGATCGCACCGTATGCGGGTGCGTCGTCGCGCTATCGCAATCGACGGTTCCACAACACCGAGGCCAGTTCGAGCTTCACCGGCGGCGGCGACGAGTCCATTCTGGTGTCCTTCCTCAAGCGTCGGGCTCAGGGGAAACCGCAGCAACCGATTCCTCTTGCGCCGCACATCGCGCCGGTCGACGCCGGGGAAACCGCCGTTACCTGGTACGGCCATTCGTCGGTGCTCATCGAACTCGACGGACGGCGCATTCTTGCCGACCCGGTATGGAGCTACCGTGTATCGCCGTCGCAAACCGTCGGACCGTCGCGCCTTCATCCGACACCGGTGCCGCTCGATGCACTGCCGCAGGTCGACGCGATCGTCATCTCGCACGATCACTACGACCACCTCGACAAGGCGACGATTCAGACTCTGGCGAGCCTGCAGAGCGCGCCGTTCGTCGTCCCGATCGGCATCGGCGCACATCTGCGGCACTGGCGAATTCCCGAGGACCGCATCATCGAACTCGACTGGGACGAGCAGACCGAGGTAGCTGGCCTCACCATCACCTGCACCGAGGCCAGGCACTTCTCCGGCCGTGGGCTCAAGCGCGACCTGACGCAGTGGGCGTCGTGGGCATTCGCAGGTCCGGAGCACCGCGTGTTCTTCGGCGGCGACACCGGCTACACCGTCAAGTTCGCCGAAATCGGCGCCAAGTACGGGCCGTTCGATCTGACGTTGCTGCCGGTCGGCGCCTACGACCCGCGGTGGGCCGACATTCACATGAACCCCGAGGAAGCCGTCCGTGCGCACGGCGATCTAGGAGGCAACGTGTTGGTACCGGTTCACTGGGCGACGTTCAATCTGGCGTTCCACCCGTGGTCGGAGCCGATCGTGCGCTTGAAGGCTGCGGCCGAGAACGTCGGGGTGACGACGGTTGTCCCGATGCCTGGCCAGCGAATCGACGCCTCTCGCGGCGCGGTCGACGATCGATGGTGGGCACGACTCGGGTGA
- a CDS encoding HAD-IC family P-type ATPase: MSIETDAQRESGLTEAEVAQLRSEGKSNDVPARASRSVKDIVRGNVFTRINAILGVLLIIVLSTGSIVDGMFGLLIVANSGIGIIQEIRAKKTLDELAIVGQSKPVVRRDGVAHEVAPNEVVLGDLIELGPGDQIVVDGEVVEASSLEVDESLLTGEADAVHKVVAAQVLSGSFVVAGSGAYRATKVGRDAYAAKLAEEASKFTLVHSELRSGIDKILKFITYLMIPAGALIIYNQLFSSGQSLGPALNGMVAALVPMVPEGLVLMTSIAFAVGVIRLGQRQCLVQELPAIEGLARVDVVCADKTGTLTENGMRLSELRVTDDGDTSTLTKVLAALAHDDPRPNASVLAIGEAFPDEPGWTETAVAPFSSAKKWSGLSYGEHGNWLLGAPDVLLDPNSDIARQAEEVGSAGLRVLLLASSDKPVDDDNAPATVTPRALVVLEQKVRSDARETLDYFASQSVAVKVISGDNAVSVGAVAGSLGLDSNPIDARNLPEDSEELADTVENSTTFGRVRPDQKRSMVGALQSRGHTVAMTGDGVNDVLALKDADIGVAMGSGSAATRAVAQIVLLDNKFATLPYVVGEGRRVIGNIERVSNLFLTKTVYSVLLAFLIGVSGVLSQVFHFDPLPYPFLPRHVTIAAWFTIGIPAFVLSLAPNNERARTGFVPRVMRLAVPSGLIVGVATFVSFLLAYQGPGATEQQITQASTTALITLIMIAVWVLAVVARPYVWWKIVLIAGSVVGYLALFTIPFCRTFFKLDPSNIALTTSALVIGAIGIALVEAAWWISAAVKGEKRSLFAAGAK; the protein is encoded by the coding sequence ATGTCGATCGAGACGGACGCACAGCGGGAGAGCGGGCTCACCGAAGCGGAGGTAGCGCAGCTTCGGTCCGAGGGAAAGTCGAACGACGTACCGGCTCGCGCGAGTAGGTCCGTCAAGGACATCGTTCGGGGGAATGTTTTCACCCGCATCAACGCGATTCTCGGTGTTCTGTTGATCATCGTGTTGTCGACGGGATCGATCGTCGACGGCATGTTCGGTCTCTTGATTGTCGCGAACAGCGGCATCGGCATCATCCAGGAGATCCGTGCGAAGAAGACGCTCGACGAACTCGCCATCGTCGGGCAGAGCAAACCTGTCGTCAGGCGCGATGGAGTGGCGCACGAAGTTGCGCCGAACGAGGTGGTTCTCGGTGACCTCATCGAGCTCGGCCCGGGCGATCAAATCGTCGTCGACGGGGAAGTGGTCGAGGCGTCGAGCCTCGAAGTGGACGAGTCTCTACTCACCGGTGAAGCCGATGCAGTGCACAAAGTTGTTGCCGCGCAGGTACTTTCCGGAAGTTTCGTCGTCGCAGGCAGTGGTGCGTACCGCGCGACGAAGGTCGGTCGGGACGCTTACGCAGCCAAACTGGCCGAGGAGGCCAGCAAGTTCACCCTCGTACATTCCGAACTGCGCAGCGGGATCGACAAGATCCTCAAATTCATCACGTACCTGATGATTCCGGCCGGAGCACTGATCATCTACAACCAGCTGTTCTCGTCCGGACAGTCACTCGGGCCTGCACTGAACGGGATGGTCGCGGCACTCGTGCCGATGGTTCCCGAGGGTCTGGTCCTGATGACGTCGATCGCGTTCGCCGTGGGTGTCATTCGGCTCGGCCAACGCCAGTGCCTCGTACAGGAACTGCCCGCCATCGAAGGTCTCGCCCGGGTCGACGTGGTGTGCGCCGACAAGACCGGCACGCTGACCGAGAACGGTATGCGTTTGTCGGAATTGCGGGTCACCGATGACGGCGACACGAGCACGTTGACGAAGGTGCTCGCCGCACTCGCCCACGACGACCCGCGCCCCAACGCAAGCGTCCTCGCTATCGGCGAGGCGTTTCCCGACGAACCGGGCTGGACGGAGACCGCCGTCGCGCCGTTCTCGTCGGCGAAGAAATGGAGCGGCCTGTCCTACGGCGAGCACGGAAACTGGCTCCTCGGAGCGCCGGACGTTCTGCTCGATCCGAATTCCGACATCGCCCGTCAGGCAGAGGAAGTCGGCTCGGCTGGACTTCGTGTGCTTTTGCTTGCCAGCAGCGACAAGCCCGTCGACGACGACAATGCGCCAGCGACAGTGACGCCGAGGGCGTTGGTCGTTCTCGAGCAGAAGGTGCGCTCGGACGCTCGCGAGACACTCGACTACTTCGCCAGTCAATCCGTTGCAGTCAAGGTCATCTCGGGCGACAACGCAGTGTCGGTCGGTGCCGTCGCAGGTTCGCTCGGTCTCGACAGCAACCCGATCGATGCGCGGAACCTCCCCGAGGACAGCGAGGAACTCGCCGACACCGTGGAGAACTCGACCACCTTCGGTCGCGTACGGCCCGACCAGAAACGCAGCATGGTCGGTGCCCTGCAGTCACGCGGTCACACGGTGGCGATGACGGGCGACGGCGTCAACGACGTACTTGCTCTGAAGGATGCCGACATCGGCGTCGCCATGGGATCAGGAAGCGCGGCGACGCGCGCCGTCGCGCAGATCGTGTTGCTGGACAACAAGTTCGCCACCTTGCCGTACGTCGTCGGCGAGGGCCGACGAGTGATCGGCAACATCGAACGCGTCTCCAATCTGTTCCTCACCAAGACTGTCTACTCGGTGCTTCTTGCGTTCCTGATCGGTGTGTCGGGCGTGCTGTCCCAGGTCTTCCATTTCGATCCGTTGCCGTACCCGTTCCTCCCGCGCCACGTCACCATCGCGGCATGGTTCACCATCGGTATTCCAGCTTTCGTGCTGTCGCTGGCGCCCAACAACGAGCGGGCGAGGACCGGGTTCGTCCCCCGCGTCATGCGCCTGGCTGTGCCGTCGGGATTGATAGTCGGCGTCGCGACCTTCGTGTCCTTCCTGCTCGCCTACCAAGGACCAGGGGCAACCGAGCAGCAGATCACGCAAGCCAGCACCACTGCACTGATCACGCTGATCATGATCGCGGTGTGGGTTCTCGCGGTGGTCGCAAGGCCGTACGTGTGGTGGAAGATCGTGCTGATCGCAGGATCGGTCGTCGGGTATCTCGCGCTCTTCACCATCCCGTTCTGCCGAACCTTCTTCAAGCTGGACCCGTCGAACATCGCGCTGACGACGTCGGCCCTCGTCATCGGAGCCATCGGGATCGCGCTGGTCGAAGCCGCCTGGTGGATCAGCGCAGCGGTGAAGGGTGAGAAGCGATCCCTGTTCGCTGCCGGTGCGAAGTAA
- a CDS encoding antitoxin — translation MGFADNLKGIVDKGKELAAENSDKIEDVVDKAGDFIDNKTGGKYADKVDKVQDAAKKAIPDKP, via the coding sequence ATGGGTTTCGCAGACAACCTCAAGGGGATCGTCGACAAGGGCAAGGAGCTCGCAGCCGAGAACTCCGACAAGATCGAAGACGTCGTGGACAAGGCGGGCGACTTCATCGACAACAAGACCGGCGGCAAGTACGCGGACAAAGTCGACAAGGTCCAGGACGCCGCCAAGAAGGCAATTCCGGACAAGCCCTGA
- a CDS encoding Na+/H+ antiporter, with product MDGPVLLLVVIAAVAVAGFAKRLDLQVPLVLVAVGSIASFVPGVPQVTLAPELILGVVLPPLLYSAALDFSFVSFRKNLGHILRLGIVMVIVTAVAVGYFANWLVPELTLGAALVLGAVVAPPDAVAAIAVGRKLGLPSRMMAILTGESLVNDAAALTLFTLAVASVTGKRIEIHSPVLFFAYEILGGVIVGLILSRIVRFVRSRIQDSALETVLGLVLPFAAYLAAEEIHASGVLAVVTAGFVLGRVTADVAVTTRIQERQVWPLMDLVLEAFVFAYMGLQLKSVIQEVERDGLPVLHIFAYALLILAVVIAIRPAWIFVNTSRRAAVRKSLRRKSTETSDAMGLTWKQNLVLSWAGMRGVVTLAAASGVPLATVAGDPFPGRAVIQAVAFVVAVGTLVIQGLTLPLLIRRLDVADPLEKQQTDAQQALARSISRSAAETYLSDAAAHGIAGVSKESVEAVLERVRRSVRARLDADETEDHEERIAAAGALFDTLRRNVLGAQRSALVAARDAGELDDEILRAVLSGLDVEEAAAEARIERRNR from the coding sequence GTGGACGGACCGGTACTACTTCTCGTCGTGATCGCGGCTGTCGCGGTCGCGGGCTTCGCCAAGCGCTTGGACCTGCAGGTCCCGCTCGTGCTCGTCGCAGTCGGGTCGATTGCGTCGTTCGTTCCGGGCGTTCCGCAGGTGACGCTTGCCCCCGAGCTCATCCTCGGCGTCGTTCTACCTCCGCTGCTGTACTCCGCGGCGCTGGACTTCTCGTTCGTCAGCTTCCGCAAGAATCTCGGCCATATTCTGAGGCTCGGGATCGTCATGGTCATCGTGACGGCCGTTGCCGTCGGCTACTTCGCCAACTGGCTCGTCCCCGAGCTCACCCTCGGCGCCGCCCTCGTACTCGGCGCGGTTGTTGCTCCTCCCGACGCGGTTGCGGCCATCGCCGTGGGCCGCAAACTCGGCCTCCCCTCACGCATGATGGCCATTCTGACCGGCGAAAGCCTGGTGAACGACGCCGCGGCGCTGACCCTGTTCACGCTGGCAGTGGCGTCGGTGACAGGCAAGAGGATCGAGATCCACTCGCCGGTGCTGTTCTTCGCCTACGAAATTCTCGGCGGCGTGATCGTCGGACTCATCCTCTCGCGCATCGTCCGATTCGTGCGGTCTCGCATCCAGGATTCGGCGCTCGAAACCGTTCTCGGCCTCGTTCTCCCGTTCGCTGCCTATCTCGCGGCCGAGGAAATTCATGCGTCCGGTGTGCTGGCGGTTGTCACCGCTGGGTTCGTGCTGGGACGCGTCACTGCCGACGTCGCGGTGACGACACGCATTCAGGAACGTCAGGTCTGGCCGCTGATGGACTTGGTGCTCGAAGCCTTCGTGTTCGCGTACATGGGCCTGCAGCTGAAGTCGGTGATTCAGGAAGTCGAACGCGACGGACTGCCCGTGCTGCACATCTTCGCTTACGCCCTGCTGATACTCGCGGTGGTGATCGCGATTCGGCCTGCGTGGATCTTCGTCAACACCAGCAGGCGGGCAGCAGTACGAAAATCTCTTCGGCGCAAGAGCACCGAGACTTCCGACGCCATGGGCCTGACGTGGAAGCAGAATCTCGTCCTGTCCTGGGCGGGGATGCGCGGGGTGGTGACGCTCGCCGCCGCGTCCGGTGTGCCGCTCGCCACCGTTGCCGGCGATCCGTTCCCGGGGCGGGCCGTCATTCAAGCCGTTGCGTTCGTCGTCGCCGTCGGGACTTTGGTGATTCAAGGTCTGACGTTGCCGCTGCTGATCAGAAGGCTCGACGTCGCGGACCCGTTGGAAAAGCAGCAGACCGACGCTCAGCAAGCACTCGCACGGTCCATTTCGCGATCGGCGGCCGAAACCTACCTGTCCGACGCCGCAGCGCACGGTATTGCGGGCGTGAGCAAGGAATCCGTCGAAGCCGTTCTCGAACGTGTCCGACGCTCGGTTCGAGCCAGACTCGACGCCGACGAGACAGAGGACCACGAGGAGAGAATCGCCGCTGCCGGTGCTCTGTTCGACACGCTGCGCCGGAACGTTCTCGGTGCCCAGCGCAGCGCGCTTGTCGCCGCCCGCGACGCCGGCGAACTCGACGACGAAATTCTGCGTGCGGTTCTGAGTGGCCTCGACGTCGAAGAGGCGGCCGCGGAAGCCCGAATCGAACGGCGGAATCGGTAG